A stretch of Leptospira neocaledonica DNA encodes these proteins:
- a CDS encoding alpha/beta hydrolase: MKPASLMYTNFRYIYYSILILFLLGNCSSMLFHPTREMYIPPEKMGFQPEKLSLRMKDGTNIKVWIFKPSKIKAKASILQFHGNGDNMSSHYISLVWLVEKGYELVVWDYRGYGDSEGEAEKEPILEDSKEVLKFQQNRAKELGIPWIVYGQSMGGALAIRSVGEMQNKEGLLLVVGDGTFAYYSHVAKTVAERVFFFPIGQLVGIFFSDHLSPGEVVSQISPVKLLIVHGTQDQIVSYPNGMELFQKAKDPKIFWEIKGAGHLDWTEMGRSKGAKNFQNYLEELISHWNP; encoded by the coding sequence ATGAAGCCAGCTTCTCTTATGTATACCAATTTTAGATATATCTACTATTCCATTCTTATTCTATTTTTATTAGGCAATTGTTCATCTATGTTATTCCATCCTACAAGGGAAATGTATATCCCTCCCGAAAAAATGGGATTTCAACCCGAGAAACTTTCGCTACGAATGAAAGATGGAACGAATATCAAAGTTTGGATTTTCAAACCCTCTAAGATAAAGGCCAAGGCGAGCATTCTTCAGTTCCATGGAAACGGGGACAATATGTCCAGCCACTATATCAGTCTTGTGTGGCTTGTAGAAAAAGGTTACGAATTGGTGGTCTGGGATTATAGAGGTTACGGAGATTCGGAAGGAGAAGCGGAGAAGGAACCTATATTAGAAGATTCTAAAGAAGTTTTGAAATTTCAACAAAATCGGGCAAAAGAACTGGGAATTCCTTGGATTGTCTACGGACAGAGTATGGGAGGAGCACTTGCGATAAGATCCGTAGGAGAAATGCAAAATAAAGAAGGGTTATTACTAGTCGTCGGTGACGGCACTTTTGCCTATTATTCTCATGTCGCTAAAACCGTCGCCGAAAGAGTGTTTTTCTTTCCTATAGGTCAATTGGTCGGAATTTTCTTCTCGGATCATTTAAGTCCCGGTGAAGTAGTGAGCCAAATTTCTCCTGTAAAACTATTAATAGTACATGGAACGCAAGACCAGATCGTTTCCTATCCGAATGGGATGGAACTTTTCCAGAAAGCGAAAGATCCTAAAATTTTCTGGGAGATCAAAGGTGCAGGACACTTAGATTGGACGGAGATGGGAAGATCAAAAGGGGCAAAAAATTTTCAGAACTATCTAGAAGAGCTGATTTCTCATTGGAATCCTTAG
- a CDS encoding class I SAM-dependent RNA methyltransferase, with amino-acid sequence MFDQEPFGVLEIENLLPNLRGEGILGKRKIEIPYSLPGDVYDVYKFGKRKVFYKWNPTHLEPRVSSPRCPSFGECGGCSGQHLPYLEQFKLTSEPILKGLENFNPINKGVSPAEFSYSYRNRMDFAVFPGRVVGLRMSGNFRRIVKIENCSIQTDWANSEIPLFQKLLESFPELEYDRKKETGYLKYFTLRKSVFTDDSMSILTFTEDFKNEDLMQRVAEKAKEILSAKNIVFCFNRKKGEISASGEAIAVRGNIYLIEEIWGKKFKIPFDGFFQPNPKEFIKILEFIKSKIKPAENLADLFCGSGFFSILFGEKFSRILGIDIVQSSVSAGEEFLQEVFPDKTIEFLAFDLFHKKGLEKMSSANLPWKDSVVIADPPRSGLSPELCAFLNSNPVSQLIYISCNPENLLRDARILEESYQMEEFLLCDPFPQTPHLEAVSIFFPKNR; translated from the coding sequence ATGTTTGATCAGGAACCTTTCGGAGTTTTAGAAATTGAGAACCTTCTTCCCAATCTAAGAGGAGAAGGTATATTAGGAAAAAGAAAAATAGAAATCCCTTATTCTCTTCCTGGAGACGTATACGATGTATACAAATTCGGAAAAAGAAAAGTTTTCTATAAATGGAATCCTACCCATTTGGAACCTAGGGTTTCTTCCCCCCGATGCCCAAGTTTTGGAGAATGTGGTGGATGCTCCGGCCAACACCTACCCTATCTGGAACAATTCAAATTAACATCCGAGCCGATCCTAAAAGGATTAGAAAATTTTAATCCGATCAACAAGGGAGTTTCCCCAGCAGAATTTTCTTACTCTTACAGAAATCGTATGGACTTTGCGGTTTTTCCGGGACGAGTTGTGGGTTTAAGGATGTCTGGAAATTTTAGAAGGATTGTAAAAATAGAGAACTGTTCTATCCAAACAGACTGGGCAAATTCCGAAATACCTTTATTCCAAAAACTGTTAGAATCTTTTCCCGAATTAGAATATGACCGCAAAAAAGAAACAGGTTATCTAAAATATTTCACACTTCGCAAATCCGTTTTTACAGATGACTCCATGAGTATTCTTACATTCACAGAAGACTTCAAAAATGAAGATCTGATGCAGCGTGTAGCAGAAAAAGCAAAAGAGATCTTAAGCGCTAAAAACATAGTATTCTGTTTTAACAGGAAAAAAGGGGAAATTTCCGCCTCGGGAGAAGCGATCGCAGTCAGAGGAAATATTTATCTGATAGAAGAGATCTGGGGTAAAAAGTTCAAAATCCCTTTTGACGGATTCTTCCAGCCGAACCCTAAAGAGTTCATTAAAATTTTAGAATTTATTAAATCTAAGATCAAACCGGCGGAGAATCTTGCAGATCTTTTTTGTGGGAGTGGATTTTTTTCCATTCTATTCGGAGAAAAATTTTCTAGGATTCTTGGAATCGATATCGTGCAATCTTCCGTATCAGCAGGCGAGGAGTTCCTACAGGAAGTATTCCCGGACAAAACGATAGAATTTCTGGCATTCGACCTATTTCATAAAAAAGGTCTGGAGAAAATGTCCTCCGCAAATCTTCCTTGGAAGGATTCCGTAGTGATCGCTGATCCGCCAAGAAGCGGCCTTTCTCCCGAATTATGCGCCTTCTTAAATTCGAATCCTGTTTCTCAGCTGATCTATATATCCTGTAACCCGGAAAATCTTTTGAGAGACGCTCGCATTTTAGAAGAATCCTACCAAATGGAGGAATTCCTACTTTGCGATCCATTCCCTCAAACGCCCCATTTGGAAGCAGTATCCATCTTCTTCCCTAAAAATCGCTGA
- a CDS encoding SpoIID/LytB domain-containing protein yields MKRLSIITLSILILAVWGCNTVIIRPWNSPNALKTSEKIRVFLGKAESDLMIKADGVIFVYDVNDLLIKRAYDAVSLDAKKLKAPIRFVADNPGLEYKGRKFRGEILLQPDKNGNVLLINRVPLEEYLYSVVPSEVPAGWPTEALKAQAICSRTYAIREILNKKDTAYDVESTVNSQAYSGMAKENPRTTQAVRDTEGVLAVYEDDPIHMFFHSNSGGRTETPDQVWGGKRLPYLESVASRFDEAGDNFVWKEILNQDKMDQTLSSLGLGSIQSVQVLSRTPSGRVDLLEVIGKQGTSKIKGKEFRGLLGTSVKSLRFGIKRESEGFLIKGMGAGHGVGLSQWGSFGMAKQNFTYAEIIRHYYQGIEFARITR; encoded by the coding sequence ATGAAACGACTTTCTATCATCACTCTATCAATTTTAATTTTGGCGGTTTGGGGCTGTAATACCGTCATTATCCGTCCTTGGAATTCTCCGAATGCTCTCAAAACTTCCGAAAAGATCCGAGTCTTTTTAGGAAAGGCCGAATCCGATCTAATGATCAAAGCGGACGGCGTAATTTTCGTATATGATGTGAACGATCTTCTGATCAAACGTGCTTATGATGCGGTTTCTTTAGACGCTAAAAAATTGAAGGCGCCAATCCGTTTCGTAGCGGACAATCCAGGTCTGGAATATAAGGGAAGAAAGTTCAGAGGAGAAATTTTACTCCAACCTGATAAAAATGGTAACGTTCTACTTATCAACCGGGTTCCTTTGGAAGAATACTTGTATTCCGTAGTTCCTTCCGAAGTTCCTGCAGGCTGGCCGACTGAGGCTTTGAAAGCACAAGCAATCTGTTCTAGAACGTATGCAATTAGAGAGATCCTGAATAAAAAAGATACCGCTTATGATGTGGAATCCACTGTGAATTCACAAGCATACTCAGGAATGGCAAAAGAAAATCCAAGAACCACCCAGGCAGTTCGTGATACAGAAGGTGTTCTTGCTGTTTACGAAGATGATCCGATTCATATGTTTTTTCATTCCAACAGTGGAGGAAGAACCGAAACTCCTGACCAAGTTTGGGGAGGCAAAAGACTTCCTTACTTGGAATCTGTAGCTTCTAGATTTGATGAGGCAGGTGATAATTTCGTTTGGAAAGAAATTTTAAACCAAGATAAAATGGATCAGACACTTTCTTCCTTAGGTTTGGGTTCCATCCAATCCGTCCAAGTTCTTTCCAGAACTCCTTCCGGTAGAGTGGATCTTTTAGAAGTGATCGGTAAACAAGGCACTTCTAAAATTAAAGGAAAAGAATTTCGCGGCTTGCTTGGAACTTCCGTGAAATCTCTTCGTTTCGGAATCAAAAGAGAAAGTGAAGGATTTTTGATCAAGGGTATGGGTGCCGGTCATGGTGTTGGCCTAAGCCAATGGGGAAGTTTCGGTATGGCAAAGCAAAATTTTACCTACGCAGAAATCATCCGTCATTATTACCAAGGAATTGAATTCGCGAGGATTACTAGGTAA
- a CDS encoding ABC transporter ATP-binding protein yields the protein MSNPTNKILIRNLTKSYKNGKQNVPVLKGINLDVADTFLTLMGPSGSGKSTFLNILSGIDQADSGEVWIGGKNLSNFTEQELTEYRRNETGIIFQFFHLLPYLSALENVALPLYISGLGKSKAREIAKEALEKVDLTHRFIHKPDELSGGEQQRVAIARALAKRPSIVLADEPTGNLDTYHAHKILELLLELQEKEKFSLFIVTHDREIGEKGKVRLKMKDGLILPEQNPALGLV from the coding sequence ATGTCGAATCCGACAAATAAGATCCTAATCCGAAATTTAACCAAGTCCTATAAAAACGGAAAACAAAACGTTCCTGTCCTGAAAGGGATCAACTTAGACGTTGCAGATACTTTTTTAACTTTGATGGGCCCATCCGGTTCAGGTAAATCCACGTTTTTGAATATTCTCTCCGGGATTGACCAAGCCGACTCCGGAGAAGTTTGGATAGGCGGAAAAAACCTAAGCAATTTTACGGAACAGGAACTTACTGAATATCGTCGTAATGAAACCGGGATCATTTTCCAGTTCTTTCACCTTCTTCCTTACTTAAGTGCTTTGGAAAACGTAGCTCTACCTCTTTATATTTCAGGTTTGGGAAAATCAAAGGCGAGAGAAATTGCAAAGGAAGCTTTGGAGAAGGTTGATCTTACTCATAGATTCATACATAAACCGGATGAACTTTCCGGGGGAGAACAACAGAGAGTTGCGATCGCAAGGGCACTTGCAAAACGTCCTAGTATCGTTTTGGCGGATGAACCTACAGGAAATTTAGATACATACCACGCTCATAAAATTTTGGAACTTCTATTAGAGTTACAAGAGAAGGAAAAATTTTCCTTATTTATTGTAACCCATGATAGAGAGATCGGAGAAAAAGGAAAAGTTCGGCTGAAGATGAAGGATGGATTGATATTGCCTGAACAAAATCCTGCCTTGGGCCTCGTATGA
- a CDS encoding FtsX-like permease family protein yields the protein MNLYFLFLYEYFKTHLPRFIFALLGISLGVGLFLSTTSNANKAERSLVDFSMGYLKGDFNLKISPSRPGQSLDWQILSEIHSHPDLKNIFAVRPRIQQEGISSDNVRVLYMGMDLTKEYLGIPLREDTGSETSGPLEKTYVSKSLAEKFKGAPFTLLLNGKTWEFKDYIPVDMEGGFLIIEDISLIQEKFSDINGADYLLLRSSDHNLSQTKENLHKILGSNVKIETSEEIQEKSANALRSFQLNLLIISFISLLIAFFMVSNTMTGLYLSRERELGILRTLGLDVRSSIFLFLSQSVLLGSIGTILGIVFGIFFSGLDFFRPESGLVDKNLLSTYSSISLFDLSLAAGLGILGSVISSVYPAIRAGKVPPLSILRDSQKEKRQIPNSRLAIYGGIIFLSSLGISNLPSPWKLPLPGLLGVGGVTIGITFAFPYLLSLFSSGVSKILDRSDKSFPFFRIGLEELKENPGRNTLTAATVMLAVSLVLCLTILTDSYKKSLNDWVDSEYPSDFTIINDRFFHSGIHGGVPKDLPDKIRDLGVSSYLDGFLVNTSFETDKGNFIIHAYDFSVYQNKQERIENEVKEETDVLISSNMAHLKKLKVGDVLISQTPFGKKNFHIKGIKEHFFSEKGTVMMDIRSYEKNFEFKTINSIKLFLKEEYSDASGIEYSKKKILDFLNSDPKYKDLILLDSAQLREIYLYEINKVFRVLDSLKATAILISVISLLSSLVHTLYDKRRILGLLKYLGASQDQLGIILKTESVYLTGFGAFFGIISSLIMSPIILYVVNKNAFGWTLTFSFLPETPILILIFAPILGWISAVYPLRLLKKMSFQLSPE from the coding sequence ATGAATTTATACTTCTTATTCTTATACGAATATTTTAAGACCCATCTTCCCAGATTTATTTTCGCACTCTTAGGAATTTCCTTGGGCGTTGGTTTGTTTTTATCTACTACAAGTAATGCAAACAAAGCAGAAAGATCGCTCGTCGATTTTTCCATGGGCTACCTAAAGGGAGATTTTAATCTGAAAATTTCTCCGAGTAGACCTGGCCAAAGCCTAGATTGGCAGATTCTTTCCGAAATACATTCGCATCCGGATTTAAAGAATATTTTCGCAGTCAGGCCTAGAATACAGCAGGAGGGAATTTCTTCAGACAACGTAAGAGTTCTCTACATGGGAATGGATCTTACAAAAGAATATCTGGGAATTCCTTTAAGAGAAGACACCGGTTCCGAAACTTCAGGTCCATTAGAAAAAACGTATGTATCCAAATCCTTAGCGGAAAAATTCAAAGGAGCTCCATTCACTCTTTTGCTGAATGGAAAAACCTGGGAATTTAAAGATTATATCCCTGTAGATATGGAAGGCGGATTTTTGATCATCGAAGATATTTCTTTGATCCAAGAAAAATTTTCCGATATAAACGGGGCGGACTATCTTCTTTTAAGGTCTTCCGATCATAACCTTTCCCAAACAAAAGAAAATCTACATAAGATCTTAGGTTCTAATGTCAAAATAGAAACCTCGGAAGAAATCCAAGAAAAATCGGCAAATGCACTTCGTTCTTTCCAGTTAAATCTGCTGATCATATCTTTTATCTCACTTCTAATCGCATTTTTCATGGTTTCCAATACTATGACAGGTTTGTATTTGAGTAGAGAAAGAGAACTTGGGATATTAAGAACCTTAGGATTAGATGTAAGATCTTCTATTTTTCTTTTTTTAAGTCAGTCCGTTCTTTTAGGAAGTATAGGCACGATTTTAGGGATCGTATTCGGTATATTCTTCTCCGGTTTGGATTTTTTCCGTCCTGAGTCCGGGCTTGTAGATAAAAACCTATTATCAACTTATAGTTCCATTTCTCTTTTCGACTTAAGTCTTGCAGCAGGACTTGGAATTTTGGGTTCAGTCATTTCTTCCGTGTATCCTGCAATCCGAGCGGGAAAGGTCCCTCCCCTTTCAATACTCAGAGATTCCCAAAAAGAAAAAAGACAGATCCCTAACTCCAGACTTGCGATATATGGTGGGATCATATTTTTATCTTCTTTAGGGATTTCTAATCTTCCTTCTCCTTGGAAACTCCCTCTGCCGGGTTTATTGGGTGTGGGAGGTGTGACAATCGGGATCACATTCGCTTTTCCTTATTTACTTTCCCTATTCAGTTCAGGTGTTTCTAAAATTCTGGATAGAAGCGACAAAAGTTTTCCTTTTTTCAGAATAGGCCTGGAAGAATTAAAAGAAAATCCAGGAAGGAATACTTTGACTGCGGCTACGGTCATGCTTGCAGTTTCTTTGGTTTTATGTCTGACCATTCTTACAGACAGTTACAAAAAATCCCTGAACGATTGGGTGGATTCGGAATATCCTTCCGATTTTACGATCATCAATGATCGTTTCTTTCATTCAGGAATTCACGGTGGAGTTCCCAAAGATCTTCCTGACAAGATCAGGGACTTAGGCGTAAGTTCTTACCTCGACGGTTTTTTAGTGAATACTTCTTTCGAAACTGATAAAGGAAATTTTATCATACATGCTTATGATTTTTCCGTGTATCAAAATAAACAGGAAAGAATTGAAAATGAAGTAAAAGAAGAAACGGATGTTTTAATTTCCTCGAATATGGCTCATTTAAAAAAGCTGAAAGTGGGAGATGTTCTGATTTCCCAAACTCCTTTCGGCAAAAAGAATTTTCATATCAAAGGGATCAAAGAACATTTCTTTTCGGAAAAGGGAACGGTGATGATGGATATTCGTTCCTACGAAAAAAACTTCGAATTTAAAACCATAAACTCTATTAAACTTTTTTTAAAAGAAGAATATTCGGACGCATCCGGGATAGAATATTCCAAAAAGAAAATTTTAGACTTTCTAAACTCGGATCCAAAATATAAAGATCTGATCTTACTCGATTCCGCACAACTCAGGGAAATTTATCTATACGAGATCAATAAAGTTTTCAGGGTTTTGGATTCTCTAAAAGCAACAGCTATTCTGATCTCCGTAATTTCTCTACTTTCTTCTCTTGTACATACATTGTATGATAAACGTAGGATTCTGGGGCTTCTAAAATATTTAGGAGCCTCTCAGGACCAACTCGGGATTATCCTCAAAACTGAATCGGTTTATCTGACAGGATTCGGGGCATTCTTCGGGATCATTTCTTCTCTCATCATGTCCCCCATCATTCTTTATGTGGTGAATAAGAACGCATTCGGCTGGACCCTTACCTTCTCCTTTTTGCCCGAAACCCCTATCCTAATCCTAATTTTTGCACCGATTCTAGGTTGGATTTCCGCAGTTTATCCTCTGCGTTTATTGAAAAAAATGAGCTTCCAGCTCAGTCCGGAATGA
- the pyrE gene encoding orotate phosphoribosyltransferase yields the protein MREELFQLIQTHAYRFREEPFTLASGRKSRHYFNCKEITLHPQRLELLCKYIVEKHLPESGLDEEEAFGGLTMGSDPICFGISLEYRKQSKNVFPLIVRKQAKDHGTKNLVEGGVNAVKSCVVVDDVITTGGSTLQAIKSLRDAGLEVKACICILDREEGGRKAIEEEGIKVFPLFKKSEFGSLE from the coding sequence TTGAGGGAAGAATTGTTTCAACTCATTCAAACCCACGCCTATCGTTTCCGAGAGGAACCGTTCACCCTGGCCAGTGGTAGAAAATCCAGGCATTATTTTAATTGTAAGGAAATCACTCTTCATCCTCAAAGATTGGAATTACTTTGTAAGTATATTGTGGAAAAACATCTCCCGGAATCCGGTTTGGATGAGGAAGAGGCTTTCGGAGGCCTCACCATGGGATCTGATCCAATCTGTTTCGGGATCTCTTTAGAATATCGCAAACAGTCCAAGAACGTGTTTCCCTTAATCGTTAGGAAACAAGCAAAGGATCATGGCACCAAAAATTTGGTAGAAGGTGGAGTAAACGCAGTCAAATCCTGTGTGGTTGTGGATGACGTGATCACTACTGGAGGTTCTACCTTGCAGGCGATCAAAAGTTTGAGAGATGCGGGATTGGAAGTAAAGGCTTGTATCTGCATTCTGGACAGGGAAGAAGGCGGCAGGAAAGCGATAGAAGAAGAAGGGATCAAGGTGTTCCCTTTGTTTAAAAAATCAGAATTCGGAAGTTTAGAATAA